One region of Paenibacillus polymyxa M1 genomic DNA includes:
- a CDS encoding CbrC family protein: MLQGTFHDPACCAQLEEPKLDELLHRTPGYEAWQTAAWLDHCDDYCVFIDFVGWKELVSRGIENDVNLMFMPILALYNEKEAKSRIRESMERDGSFRGYLFQCRHCKEYLLYADYD, encoded by the coding sequence ATGCTACAGGGAACATTTCATGATCCTGCTTGCTGTGCACAACTGGAGGAACCAAAACTGGATGAGTTACTGCATCGGACTCCCGGTTATGAGGCATGGCAGACCGCCGCGTGGCTGGATCACTGTGATGACTACTGTGTTTTTATAGATTTTGTGGGCTGGAAGGAGCTTGTCAGTAGAGGGATAGAAAATGATGTCAACCTGATGTTTATGCCTATTTTGGCTTTGTATAATGAAAAAGAGGCTAAGAGTCGAATACGGGAAAGCATGGAACGTGACGGATCGTTTCGGGGTTATTTATTTCAGTGCAGGCATTGCAAGGAATACCTCTTATATGCGGACTATGACTGA